A section of the Bacillus sp. HSf4 genome encodes:
- a CDS encoding DUF5082 family protein gives MSYSDMLDRIHAAISSQSADLEEKISRLKRAKSKIEAEQNTSLKEIKKIQSPNLGSSWNGSRSEKFSEARDEAYNEMQNITMNDYESYKARIQSKIVLLEIEQGALSAARGLAHTADELLSKGEEALEELGSTIGDLTRRLF, from the coding sequence ATGAGCTATTCGGATATGCTGGATCGCATCCATGCGGCGATCTCCAGCCAATCAGCCGATCTTGAAGAAAAAATATCGAGACTGAAACGGGCTAAAAGCAAAATAGAAGCAGAACAAAATACGTCTTTAAAAGAAATCAAAAAGATCCAAAGTCCCAATCTGGGCTCATCGTGGAATGGCAGCCGTTCAGAAAAATTTTCGGAGGCAAGAGATGAAGCGTACAATGAAATGCAAAACATCACCATGAATGATTATGAAAGCTATAAGGCAAGGATCCAATCCAAGATCGTGTTGCTGGAAATCGAGCAGGGTGCTTTATCCGCTGCAAGGGGGCTGGCTCATACGGCAGATGAGCTTCTTTCAAAAGGGGAGGAAGCCCTCGAAGAACTGGGCAGCACCATCGGTGATTTAACAAGGCGTCTGTTCTAG
- a CDS encoding LTA synthase family protein, with protein MKKIFSHKLSFFLLAVIFVWAKTYASYFLEFNLGVKGTTQQALLFINPFSFTIVALGLALFAKGRRAAVWIIIIDAVMTFALYANIMFYRFFDDFLTFANLKQAGNLGNMSDGIFGVMAAHDAIYFIDLVILIALCVRRPELKASKLKKRWAAAIVLSGVALFFINLSIAEEDRPELLTRTFDRNYIVKYLGPYNYMIYDGVQAAQTASQKAYASSDDLTSVVNYTSSHYAKPNDEYFGAAKGKNIIKIHLESFQTFLIDYKLNGKEVTPFLNKLAHGQENTIYFDNFFHQTGQGKTADAELMMDNSLYGLPEGSAFVTKGQNTYQSLPAILNQKEGYTSAVMHGDYKSFWNRDQVYKQIGYDKFFDASTYDMSEDNLVNLGLKDKPFFEESIPKLKSLKQPFYAHLLTLTNHYPFILDDKDATLEKGTTGDKTVDGYFQTARYLDEALEQFFKDLKKSGLYDDSVIIIYGDHNGISENHNRAMKEVLGKEITPYQNAMNQRVPLMIRIPGKEGGVNHTYGGEMDVMPTILHLEGIDSNKYINFGTDLFSKEHDQTVPFRNGNFVTPKYTVIDTTVYDTKTGKEIKSNKEVENIKSQVSEELELSDQVLYKDLLRFHELPDFTPVDPSKYHYGKEKDGE; from the coding sequence ATGAAGAAAATATTTTCTCATAAGCTAAGCTTTTTTCTGTTAGCTGTTATTTTTGTATGGGCTAAAACCTATGCTTCTTACTTTTTAGAATTTAATCTAGGTGTGAAAGGGACCACTCAGCAGGCTCTCTTATTTATTAATCCATTCAGCTTTACGATCGTTGCGCTCGGTTTGGCTTTATTTGCAAAAGGCCGGCGGGCGGCGGTTTGGATCATTATCATTGATGCTGTGATGACGTTCGCTTTATATGCGAATATCATGTTTTACCGTTTCTTTGATGACTTTTTGACTTTTGCAAACTTGAAACAAGCCGGAAACCTCGGCAATATGTCAGACGGAATTTTTGGTGTCATGGCTGCTCATGACGCGATCTATTTCATTGACCTCGTCATTCTGATTGCATTGTGTGTCCGCAGGCCTGAACTCAAGGCTTCCAAGCTGAAAAAAAGATGGGCTGCGGCCATCGTGTTGAGCGGTGTGGCGTTGTTCTTCATCAATCTCTCGATTGCCGAAGAAGACCGTCCCGAGCTTTTGACAAGAACATTTGACCGAAATTATATCGTCAAATATTTGGGGCCGTACAATTACATGATTTATGATGGCGTACAGGCCGCTCAGACCGCAAGCCAAAAAGCGTATGCAAGCAGCGATGATTTGACGAGCGTTGTCAATTATACAAGCTCGCATTATGCGAAGCCGAATGATGAGTACTTCGGCGCTGCAAAAGGAAAGAACATCATCAAAATTCATCTGGAAAGCTTCCAGACGTTTTTGATCGATTACAAACTGAACGGAAAAGAAGTAACACCGTTTCTGAATAAGCTGGCTCACGGCCAGGAGAACACGATCTATTTTGATAACTTTTTCCATCAGACTGGGCAGGGGAAAACCGCGGATGCCGAATTGATGATGGACAATAGCCTTTACGGACTGCCTGAAGGCAGTGCGTTTGTGACAAAAGGACAAAATACGTATCAATCCCTTCCGGCGATTTTAAACCAAAAAGAAGGGTATACAAGTGCCGTCATGCACGGGGACTACAAGTCATTCTGGAACCGCGACCAGGTATACAAACAGATTGGCTATGACAAATTCTTTGATGCCAGCACATACGACATGTCTGAAGACAACCTTGTCAACCTTGGCTTGAAGGATAAGCCGTTTTTTGAAGAGTCGATTCCGAAGCTGAAATCGCTCAAACAGCCGTTTTACGCCCATTTGCTGACACTGACAAACCATTATCCATTCATCCTCGATGATAAGGATGCGACCCTTGAGAAGGGAACGACAGGCGACAAAACGGTAGACGGATACTTCCAGACGGCCCGTTATCTTGATGAAGCCCTCGAACAGTTCTTTAAGGATCTGAAAAAATCGGGATTATATGATGATTCCGTGATCATCATCTACGGAGATCACAACGGAATTTCAGAAAATCATAACCGGGCGATGAAAGAGGTATTAGGCAAAGAGATTACACCGTATCAAAACGCGATGAATCAGCGCGTACCGCTGATGATCCGCATTCCGGGCAAAGAAGGCGGAGTCAACCATACGTATGGCGGGGAAATGGATGTCATGCCGACGATTCTTCATCTCGAAGGAATCGACAGCAATAAATATATCAATTTCGGGACAGATCTCTTCTCGAAAGAACATGACCAAACCGTCCCTTTCCGAAACGGCAACTTTGTCACACCAAAATACACGGTGATCGACACGACGGTTTATGATACAAAGACCGGAAAAGAGATCAAATCGAATAAAGAAGTCGAAAATATTAAATCACAGGTGTCAGAAGAGCTTGAACTGTCTGACCAGGTCCTTTATAAAGACCTGCTGAGATTCCATGAACTTCCTGACTTTACCCCTGTTGATCCGTCAAAATATCATTACGGGAAAGAAAAAGACGGTGAATAA
- a CDS encoding YfjD family protein, giving the protein MTNQKSPINVKSKMFFRCWLFLGSFGLGAASLWVFYMGATFQTKFYLLAIPAGILFSFFFFTLFAIAFPAFTKKGGVIFSIIEGEDGRLFSGKTSVNIKDIKSMKMGRHRYSPKGIFFMDILIQTGNHGMVRIPTYNTLPEPEFYKAVELHILPYMTEEARADWIGQFTEAQRKAYLNQFHKDI; this is encoded by the coding sequence ATCACAAATCAAAAATCGCCGATAAACGTAAAAAGTAAAATGTTTTTCAGATGTTGGCTTTTTCTAGGCTCCTTTGGTTTAGGCGCCGCGAGTTTGTGGGTGTTTTATATGGGGGCCACTTTTCAAACCAAGTTCTATCTATTGGCTATACCGGCCGGAATATTATTTAGCTTCTTTTTCTTTACTTTATTCGCTATCGCTTTTCCCGCCTTCACGAAAAAAGGCGGCGTTATCTTCAGCATTATCGAAGGAGAAGACGGGCGGCTGTTTTCCGGAAAAACATCTGTCAATATCAAGGATATCAAAAGCATGAAAATGGGGCGGCACCGCTACAGCCCGAAAGGTATTTTCTTCATGGACATCCTGATTCAGACGGGAAATCATGGTATGGTGCGGATCCCGACCTACAACACGCTGCCCGAGCCGGAGTTTTACAAAGCGGTGGAGCTGCACATCCTGCCGTATATGACGGAGGAAGCGCGCGCGGACTGGATCGGTCAGTTTACAGAAGCGCAAAGAAAAGCATACTTGAATCAATTTCATAAAGATATTTAA
- a CDS encoding WXG100 family type VII secretion target has product MDSSRVIALAEKYKSAADEVKKSELHLKTRLSANSASWKGKTREQFDSEFEQTTAAYQQFEADLIEISRELMTAAAKIEQTKAEILRMEELERKKREKLK; this is encoded by the coding sequence TTGGATTCAAGCAGGGTAATAGCGCTGGCGGAAAAGTATAAATCGGCCGCTGATGAAGTGAAAAAGTCGGAATTGCACCTGAAGACCCGACTGTCCGCCAATTCCGCTTCATGGAAGGGAAAGACCCGGGAACAGTTTGACAGTGAATTTGAGCAGACAACGGCGGCTTATCAGCAATTTGAAGCTGATTTAATCGAAATCAGCCGCGAGTTAATGACCGCGGCGGCAAAAATTGAACAGACGAAAGCGGAAATATTGAGAATGGAAGAGCTTGAAAGAAAAAAGAGAGAGAAATTGAAATAA
- a CDS encoding YitT family protein has translation MKKKAMDMIMITIGAFFFALAVNLFAIPNDLGEGGVTGITLILYYVFAWSPGITNFILNGILLIIGYRFLDKKTTIYTIIAVVANSFFLHVTEDWVIPADEVIISTIFAGVFAGVGIGMIIRVGGTTAGSAILARIANKYFDWNISYALLMIDLVVVFSSYFIIGAEKLMFTVVMLYIATKVMDFIIEGLNTKKAITIISEHKHEIAAQVNTLMDRGVTVLSGKGHYTGHSKEILYIVINKQELSMLKKIIKSTDKKAFVIIHDVRDVFGEGFVDISK, from the coding sequence ATGAAAAAGAAAGCAATGGACATGATCATGATTACGATAGGAGCCTTTTTCTTTGCTCTGGCCGTGAATCTATTTGCGATTCCGAACGATTTGGGAGAGGGGGGCGTCACGGGGATCACGCTTATTTTATACTACGTGTTTGCATGGTCGCCGGGCATTACTAATTTTATCCTGAACGGGATTCTCCTCATCATCGGATATCGCTTTTTAGATAAAAAAACGACGATTTACACGATCATTGCGGTCGTCGCCAATTCATTCTTTCTGCATGTCACAGAAGACTGGGTGATACCGGCTGATGAAGTGATCATCAGCACGATTTTTGCCGGTGTATTTGCCGGCGTCGGCATCGGCATGATCATCCGCGTCGGCGGAACCACCGCCGGGTCCGCGATTCTCGCCCGGATCGCCAATAAATATTTTGACTGGAACATCAGCTACGCCTTATTGATGATTGACTTGGTGGTCGTATTCAGCTCCTACTTTATCATCGGGGCGGAGAAATTGATGTTTACGGTTGTCATGCTTTACATCGCAACAAAGGTCATGGACTTCATTATTGAAGGGCTTAACACGAAAAAAGCGATCACGATTATTTCCGAGCACAAGCATGAAATTGCCGCACAAGTCAACACGCTGATGGACCGCGGGGTCACGGTACTGTCAGGGAAGGGCCATTACACAGGCCATTCAAAAGAAATTTTATATATTGTGATCAATAAACAGGAGCTGTCCATGCTGAAAAAAATCATCAAAAGCACGGATAAGAAAGCATTTGTCATCATCCATGATGTCAGAGATGTATTTGGTGAAGGATTTGTTGATATCTCGAAATAA
- the argR gene encoding arginine repressor: MEKQKRHWLIKQIILEHPVETQEQLAALLKSRGAAASQSTISRDIKEMYLVKQLNENGKLVYTTNASLSVNPSKILKDKLSDVVLQVSRAENLVIIKTMPGNAHAIGVLLDKLGRPEMLGCICGNDTCLVVTPSSKNAQSFCEHFC; this comes from the coding sequence ATGGAGAAACAGAAACGGCACTGGCTTATTAAACAAATCATTCTTGAACATCCGGTGGAAACCCAGGAACAATTGGCGGCCTTGCTGAAAAGCCGTGGAGCAGCAGCGTCCCAATCGACCATTTCCCGGGATATTAAAGAGATGTACCTCGTCAAACAGCTAAATGAAAACGGAAAGCTTGTCTATACCACGAACGCATCATTATCCGTCAACCCATCAAAAATTTTGAAGGATAAATTATCGGACGTTGTCCTGCAGGTGAGTCGCGCGGAAAACTTGGTCATCATTAAAACAATGCCTGGAAATGCCCATGCTATCGGCGTTCTTCTTGACAAGCTCGGACGCCCGGAAATGTTGGGCTGTATATGCGGAAATGACACCTGCCTTGTGGTTACCCCATCATCGAAAAACGCGCAATCATTCTGTGAACATTTTTGCTGA
- the arcA gene encoding arginine deiminase: MTAPINVYSEIGHLQTVMLKRPGRELENLTPEYLGKLLFDDIPFLPAVQNEHDQFAETLRNQGAEVLYLEKLTAEALEDDSVRERFISELLSESKADINGAYHRLKEYLLSFEAEAMVERVMSGVRKNEIELGLRSHLHELMEDHYPFYLDPMPNLYFTRDPAAAIGSGLTINKMKEPARRRESLFMRYIIQHHPRFKGHDIPVWLDRDFNFNIEGGDELVLNEETVAIGVSERSTAQAIERLVRNLFKQQKRIRRVLAVEIPKSRAFMHLDTVFTMVDRDQFTIHPAIQGPEGQMRIFILERGETEDDIHITEEHNLLEVLKKTLGLSDVNLIFCGGGDEIASAREQWNDGSNTLAIAPGVVVTYDRNYISNACLREQGIKVIEIPSGELSRGRGGPRCMSMPLYREDVK; this comes from the coding sequence ATGACAGCACCGATCAACGTTTACTCAGAAATCGGCCATTTACAAACAGTCATGCTGAAGCGGCCCGGGCGGGAACTGGAAAATCTCACCCCCGAGTACCTGGGAAAGCTTCTCTTTGACGACATTCCTTTTTTACCGGCCGTGCAAAACGAACATGACCAATTCGCAGAGACCCTTAGAAATCAAGGCGCAGAGGTTCTTTATTTAGAGAAGCTGACCGCTGAAGCTTTGGAAGACGATTCAGTCCGTGAACGATTTATCAGCGAGCTTTTATCTGAGAGCAAAGCCGATATCAACGGGGCTTATCACAGACTGAAAGAATACTTGCTCTCCTTTGAAGCGGAAGCAATGGTCGAACGTGTGATGAGCGGCGTCCGCAAAAATGAAATCGAACTGGGGCTTCGCTCTCACCTGCACGAGCTGATGGAAGACCACTATCCATTTTATCTTGACCCGATGCCAAACCTTTATTTCACAAGAGATCCGGCGGCAGCGATCGGCAGCGGACTCACCATCAATAAAATGAAGGAACCCGCGCGCCGGAGAGAATCCTTGTTTATGCGCTACATCATTCAGCACCATCCGCGGTTTAAAGGACACGACATCCCCGTCTGGCTTGACCGGGATTTCAACTTCAATATCGAAGGCGGCGATGAGCTTGTGTTGAATGAAGAAACGGTTGCGATCGGTGTGTCAGAACGTTCAACCGCACAGGCGATCGAACGGCTTGTTCGCAATTTGTTTAAACAACAGAAACGGATTCGGCGGGTCCTTGCCGTGGAAATACCGAAAAGCAGGGCGTTTATGCACCTGGATACCGTCTTTACGATGGTCGACCGCGACCAATTCACGATTCATCCCGCCATCCAGGGACCTGAAGGACAAATGCGGATCTTCATTCTTGAGCGGGGAGAAACGGAAGACGACATTCATATTACAGAAGAGCACAACTTGCTGGAAGTGCTGAAGAAAACGCTCGGCCTTTCAGACGTCAACTTGATTTTCTGCGGAGGCGGAGATGAAATCGCTTCAGCACGCGAGCAATGGAACGACGGCTCCAATACGCTGGCCATCGCTCCCGGCGTAGTGGTGACTTATGATCGAAACTATATTTCCAACGCCTGCCTGAGAGAGCAGGGTATCAAAGTCATTGAAATCCCAAGCGGAGAGCTTTCCCGAGGCCGCGGAGGCCCGCGCTGCATGAGCATGCCGCTCTACCGTGAGGATGTAAAATAG
- the argF gene encoding ornithine carbamoyltransferase, whose product MAKTIDLKGRSYLAEKDFSEEEILYLLDLAQDLKDKKAQGIRHRYLEGKNIALLFEKPSTRTRCAFTTACIDLGAHPEYLGKDDIQLGKKESIEDTAKVLGRMFDGIEFRGFEHEKVMALAEHSGVPVWNGLTDLWHPTQMLADFMTVKEHIGRVKGVKLTYIGDGRNNVANSLLIGGAKVGMDVRICSPEDLFPDREIVEMAEAFAKESGGKVTVTSDTDKGVSGADVLYTDVWVSMGEEDKFAERIQLLKPYQVNMELVRKTGNDHVIFLHCLPAFHDLHTTYGQSVYEKHGIKEMEVTDEVFRSKHSKVFDEAENRMHTIKAVMAATLGDLD is encoded by the coding sequence ATGGCAAAAACAATTGACTTAAAAGGAAGAAGCTACTTGGCTGAAAAGGATTTTTCTGAAGAAGAAATCCTATATTTGCTCGACCTTGCCCAAGATTTAAAAGACAAAAAAGCACAGGGAATCAGACACCGCTATTTGGAAGGCAAAAACATCGCTTTACTGTTTGAAAAACCGTCAACAAGAACGCGCTGTGCTTTCACTACGGCTTGCATCGATCTTGGGGCACATCCGGAATATCTCGGCAAAGACGACATTCAGCTCGGCAAAAAGGAATCGATTGAAGACACGGCAAAAGTCCTCGGCCGCATGTTTGACGGCATCGAGTTCCGCGGCTTTGAACACGAAAAAGTCATGGCGCTTGCCGAGCATTCAGGTGTGCCGGTCTGGAACGGCTTAACAGACTTGTGGCATCCGACACAAATGCTGGCCGACTTTATGACGGTAAAAGAACATATCGGACGCGTGAAGGGGGTCAAGCTCACCTATATCGGCGATGGACGGAACAATGTCGCCAACAGCCTGCTCATCGGCGGAGCCAAAGTCGGAATGGACGTCAGAATCTGCTCACCGGAAGACCTTTTCCCTGATCGGGAAATCGTCGAAATGGCGGAAGCTTTCGCAAAAGAATCAGGAGGAAAAGTGACCGTCACAAGCGATACAGACAAAGGAGTCTCCGGAGCGGACGTGCTGTATACCGATGTTTGGGTGTCCATGGGGGAAGAAGACAAGTTTGCCGAACGGATTCAGCTTTTAAAACCTTATCAAGTGAACATGGAGCTCGTGAGGAAAACCGGAAATGACCATGTCATCTTCCTGCACTGTCTGCCTGCCTTCCATGACCTTCATACAACATATGGACAAAGCGTCTACGAAAAACACGGCATCAAAGAAATGGAAGTGACAGATGAAGTGTTCCGCAGCAAGCACTCTAAAGTATTTGATGAAGCGGAAAACCGGATGCATACGATCAAAGCTGTCATGGCGGCTACATTGGGCGATCTTGACTGA
- the arcD gene encoding arginine-ornithine antiporter, translating into MAEEKKLGLFALIALVIGSMIGGGAFNLASDMASGAGAGAILIGWVITGVGMIALAFSFQNLTTKRPDLDGGIFTYAREGFGHFMGFNSGWGYWFAALLGNVAYGTLLFSAVGYFIPVFGDGQNIASVIGASVILWSVHFLILRGVQSAAMINLITTISKLVPIFAFIIAVIFVFHLDLFTQDFWGQGLSLGSIGSQVKSTMLVTVWVFTGIEGAVLFSSRAKKSSDVGKATVIGLISVLAIYIMITMLSFGVINQENLAGLPNPSMAAIMEHIVGKWGAVLINFGLIISVLGAWLAWTLFAGELPLIAAREGVFPKWFGKENKNGAPTNALTLTNAIIQLFLLTFIISDTAYQFAFSLASSAILIPYLFSGFYQLKYSWLHKEPDRIKNIAIGLIASIYGIWLIYAAGLDYLLLTMILYAPGILVFRAVRKSKKEPVFNKAELVVAVIILILAIVAIAELMSGSISI; encoded by the coding sequence ATGGCGGAAGAAAAAAAACTGGGGCTGTTTGCGCTCATCGCGCTTGTGATCGGTTCAATGATCGGCGGCGGAGCCTTCAATCTGGCCAGCGATATGGCTTCCGGGGCAGGGGCCGGCGCCATCTTAATCGGCTGGGTCATTACCGGTGTCGGTATGATTGCCTTGGCCTTCTCTTTCCAAAATCTGACGACGAAAAGACCTGATTTAGACGGCGGCATTTTTACTTATGCACGGGAGGGATTCGGCCATTTTATGGGCTTTAACAGCGGCTGGGGATACTGGTTCGCGGCCCTTCTCGGCAATGTCGCATATGGAACCCTGCTGTTTAGCGCTGTCGGCTATTTTATCCCCGTATTTGGAGACGGCCAAAACATCGCATCCGTTATCGGTGCAAGCGTGATTTTATGGAGCGTACACTTTTTGATTCTGCGCGGTGTCCAGTCCGCTGCCATGATTAATTTGATTACAACGATTTCAAAACTGGTGCCGATTTTTGCTTTTATCATCGCCGTCATCTTTGTTTTTCATCTTGATTTATTTACTCAGGATTTTTGGGGACAAGGACTGTCGCTTGGATCAATCGGTTCGCAAGTGAAAAGCACGATGCTCGTCACCGTCTGGGTGTTTACCGGAATTGAAGGAGCCGTTCTTTTTTCAAGCCGGGCCAAGAAATCGAGCGATGTCGGCAAGGCGACCGTCATCGGCCTGATCAGCGTGCTGGCGATTTACATCATGATCACCATGCTGTCGTTTGGCGTCATAAACCAGGAAAACCTGGCCGGTCTTCCCAACCCTTCAATGGCAGCCATCATGGAGCATATCGTCGGCAAATGGGGAGCTGTTCTGATCAACTTTGGACTGATTATTTCAGTGTTGGGCGCCTGGTTGGCCTGGACATTGTTCGCCGGAGAGCTGCCGCTGATCGCCGCACGTGAAGGCGTTTTTCCAAAATGGTTCGGAAAAGAAAACAAAAACGGCGCACCCACAAATGCGCTGACATTGACAAACGCTATCATCCAGCTGTTTTTGCTGACATTTATCATTTCGGATACGGCATATCAGTTCGCTTTTTCCTTGGCTTCCTCAGCTATCTTAATCCCGTATTTATTTTCCGGGTTTTATCAGCTCAAATACAGCTGGCTGCACAAGGAACCCGACCGTATCAAGAACATCGCAATCGGGCTGATCGCTAGCATTTACGGCATCTGGCTCATTTATGCGGCAGGCCTTGACTACCTGCTGTTGACGATGATTTTATACGCACCCGGCATTCTCGTATTCCGGGCGGTCCGGAAAAGCAAAAAAGAACCTGTATTCAATAAGGCCGAGCTTGTCGTCGCCGTCATCATTCTAATATTGGCGATTGTAGCCATCGCGGAATTAATGTCGGGCAGCATTTCAATTTAA
- the arcC gene encoding carbamate kinase has protein sequence MKKRKIVVALGGNAIQTGDDASAAAQKRALEETAVYLADMLDNGTELIITHGNGPQVGNLMIQQKQADSPKTPAMPLETCVSMTQGMIGCWLQNAIDQALRAKGKDGHAATVITRVAVRSDDEAFRNPTKPIGPFYSEEEAKKLMNQNGDLVFKEDAGRGWRRVVPSPAPVSILEHDVINELVEKGHIVIAAGGGGVPVLEQSQSIRGIDAVIDKDFAACKLAELVHADELIILTGVDHVAVNYLKPTERALGHVTAEELKGYIKEKQFAEGSMLPKVKAAIQFAEAKKGNKTVITSLKLAKEALKGHAGTIVEQA, from the coding sequence ATGAAAAAAAGAAAAATTGTCGTCGCGCTTGGCGGTAATGCCATTCAAACGGGAGATGACGCCAGCGCAGCAGCACAAAAACGGGCATTGGAAGAAACGGCTGTGTATTTGGCGGATATGCTCGACAATGGAACTGAACTGATCATCACGCACGGAAACGGGCCGCAAGTCGGGAATCTGATGATTCAGCAAAAGCAGGCGGACTCTCCGAAAACACCGGCTATGCCGCTTGAGACGTGTGTATCGATGACACAGGGAATGATCGGCTGCTGGCTGCAAAATGCCATCGACCAAGCGCTGCGTGCAAAAGGTAAAGACGGACATGCGGCAACTGTGATTACCCGTGTTGCCGTCCGCAGTGATGATGAAGCTTTTCGCAACCCTACAAAGCCGATCGGACCGTTTTACAGCGAAGAGGAAGCGAAAAAGCTGATGAACCAAAACGGTGACCTCGTATTTAAAGAAGACGCCGGAAGAGGCTGGCGCCGCGTCGTCCCGTCGCCTGCACCGGTGTCGATCCTTGAGCATGACGTCATCAACGAGTTGGTTGAAAAAGGGCATATCGTCATCGCGGCTGGCGGCGGCGGTGTTCCCGTGCTTGAACAAAGCCAGTCCATCCGCGGAATCGACGCCGTCATTGACAAAGATTTCGCCGCCTGTAAGTTAGCGGAGCTTGTTCATGCGGATGAACTGATCATCTTAACAGGTGTCGACCATGTCGCCGTCAACTACTTAAAACCGACGGAACGGGCGCTCGGGCATGTGACTGCTGAGGAATTAAAAGGGTATATCAAAGAAAAGCAATTTGCAGAGGGCAGCATGCTGCCAAAAGTAAAAGCAGCCATTCAGTTTGCCGAAGCCAAAAAAGGAAACAAGACGGTGATTACCTCCCTGAAACTGGCGAAAGAAGCGCTCAAAGGCCATGCAGGGACCATTGTCGAACAAGCCTAA
- a CDS encoding Crp/Fnr family transcriptional regulator, with amino-acid sequence MKNKDIVHQLKKFSLFASLNKKELESMKQFIYWRTYHKGQILFMEEDPRERMYLLLDGFIKLEKSNETGSMFYTDYVRPHTLFPFGGLFRDECYHYAAEALTDIELYYIPMNIFEDLVRENKNLLFDVLNQLSDILALHEERLKRITLSHAHDRVTQAIYYLTESLGQKESDSTVINCPITASEIAKISGTSRETVSAVLKKLRCEGIISQMNKQIMINRPEYFM; translated from the coding sequence ATGAAGAACAAAGACATTGTACATCAGCTGAAAAAGTTTTCCCTATTCGCCTCCCTGAATAAAAAAGAGCTTGAAAGTATGAAACAGTTTATCTATTGGCGCACTTACCATAAAGGCCAGATTTTATTCATGGAGGAAGACCCCAGGGAACGCATGTATCTTCTTCTCGACGGTTTTATTAAACTCGAAAAATCCAATGAAACGGGATCCATGTTTTATACCGACTACGTACGTCCTCACACACTCTTTCCGTTCGGCGGCCTGTTTCGCGATGAATGTTATCATTATGCCGCTGAAGCCTTAACCGATATTGAACTCTACTATATTCCCATGAACATTTTTGAAGATCTTGTCAGGGAAAACAAAAACCTTCTCTTTGATGTTCTGAATCAATTATCCGATATCCTTGCCCTTCACGAAGAAAGGCTCAAACGAATCACTCTCTCCCATGCGCACGACAGGGTGACACAGGCCATCTATTATTTGACCGAAAGCCTCGGCCAAAAAGAAAGCGATTCAACCGTGATCAACTGTCCGATCACCGCCTCGGAAATCGCGAAAATCTCCGGCACATCGCGCGAAACCGTAAGCGCCGTCCTGAAAAAACTCCGCTGTGAAGGCATTATCAGCCAAATGAACAAACAGATTATGATCAACCGACCCGAATATTTTATGTGA
- a CDS encoding ABC transporter permease: MLKNIIAAERLKLKRSKMWVLYVLAPFISVLLAYTNFRNNYKLFVQPGDNEWMEAWTQVAVFMGSFVLPILVGIYAAFVCREEHVGGGWKQLLALPVLRSRVFFSKSVMVVMMVAATMGLLFILFILFGFLNGLKGGLPFLAILGYVVQGSIACLPLIVLQLIISIRYKTFGIPLAVSIGFTLPSILAANTPLGQIYPWTLPMLGMSPPDESPIDSYPLFYGVLIVLFVLLTALGVRDFSRRDMM; encoded by the coding sequence ATGTTAAAAAATATAATAGCTGCTGAAAGATTGAAATTAAAACGTTCGAAAATGTGGGTGTTGTATGTATTGGCCCCTTTTATCAGCGTCCTATTGGCTTACACTAACTTTCGCAATAACTATAAACTATTTGTGCAGCCTGGTGATAACGAGTGGATGGAAGCCTGGACACAGGTGGCCGTTTTTATGGGATCCTTTGTGCTGCCGATTCTTGTAGGTATATATGCTGCATTTGTGTGCAGAGAAGAACATGTGGGCGGAGGGTGGAAGCAATTGTTGGCTCTGCCGGTTTTAAGGTCCCGGGTTTTCTTTTCGAAAAGTGTTATGGTTGTGATGATGGTTGCTGCGACGATGGGCCTCTTATTCATACTTTTTATTCTATTCGGGTTCCTTAATGGTTTAAAAGGAGGTCTGCCGTTTCTCGCAATTTTAGGATATGTCGTCCAAGGGTCCATTGCCTGCCTTCCGCTTATCGTGTTGCAGCTGATCATCTCCATCAGGTATAAGACATTCGGTATACCGCTGGCTGTCAGCATCGGGTTTACATTGCCTTCCATCCTTGCCGCCAATACTCCATTGGGGCAAATCTATCCCTGGACGCTTCCGATGCTGGGGATGTCCCCTCCCGATGAGTCGCCGATTGATTCATATCCCTTGTTTTATGGTGTGTTAATCGTTTTGTTTGTCCTATTAACGGCGCTCGGGGTGAGGGATTTTTCACGGCGGGATATGATGTAG